Proteins co-encoded in one Armatimonadota bacterium genomic window:
- the rpmI gene encoding 50S ribosomal protein L35, with product MAKRKTHQGTAKRIGVTGTGALTRGRQHGGHLKVKKRPKRKRSLRERRLVHAADAPRVRRLLPGI from the coding sequence GTGGCGAAGCGCAAGACGCACCAGGGCACGGCCAAACGGATCGGTGTCACCGGCACCGGCGCGCTGACCCGGGGCCGTCAACACGGCGGGCACCTGAAGGTCAAGAAGCGCCCCAAGCGGAAGCGTTCACTGCGCGAGCGCCGGCTCGTCCACGCGGCCGACGCGCCGCGCGTGCGGCGGCTCCTGCCCGGTATCTAG
- the infC gene encoding translation initiation factor IF-3 — translation MNERIRAREVRLIGPNGEQLGILPTRDALAKAQEYNLDLVEVAPTATPPVCKIMDFGRYKYEQSKRERDAHRKARGGDLKGMRMSPKIGEHDFQVKVRQVHEFLREGHKVRVAMWFRGREMAHPKVGEDLLRRLAAQVGDVGVVERMPTLEGRNMIMILSPKKA, via the coding sequence GTGAACGAGCGCATTCGGGCCCGGGAGGTACGACTGATCGGGCCCAACGGCGAGCAACTGGGAATTCTGCCCACGCGCGATGCCCTGGCCAAGGCGCAGGAGTACAACCTGGACCTGGTGGAGGTCGCGCCGACCGCCACCCCGCCCGTGTGCAAGATCATGGACTTCGGGCGGTACAAGTACGAGCAGAGCAAGCGCGAACGAGACGCGCACCGCAAGGCGCGGGGTGGCGACCTCAAGGGCATGCGCATGAGCCCCAAGATCGGCGAGCACGACTTCCAGGTGAAGGTCCGGCAGGTGCACGAGTTCCTCCGGGAGGGCCACAAGGTGCGCGTCGCCATGTGGTTTCGGGGCCGGGAGATGGCGCACCCCAAGGTCGGGGAGGACCTGCTGCGACGGCTTGCCGCGCAGGTGGGTGACGTGGGCGTCGTCGAGCGGATGCCCACCCTGGAAGGACGCAACATGATCATGATCCTCAGCCCCAAGAAGGCGTGA
- a CDS encoding ABC transporter permease encodes MDDGALVRTASAGLLAAAGRAVLAWLADVGRAVGMLAHAFRWVRRGHLELGETIVQLKRIGWDSTFIVLVTGVFAGMVLAYQTSGVFLKFGAQGFVGGLVGVSLAREAGPVFTAMVIAGRVGAGIAAELGTMTVTEQVDALRALATDPVRFLVVPRLVAAAVALPILTMFAEVVGAIGGSVVAVAAGIPSGSFWASLRQFTWTWDLYAGLVKSVCFGLIIAAVGAYRGLSATGGAEGVGRAATGAVVASIVLIMAFNYFLNQVLFRVR; translated from the coding sequence ATGGACGATGGTGCGCTGGTCCGGACAGCGTCGGCGGGGCTGCTGGCCGCTGCCGGCCGGGCGGTCCTGGCGTGGCTGGCGGACGTGGGCCGCGCCGTGGGCATGCTGGCGCACGCGTTCCGCTGGGTGCGACGTGGCCACCTGGAACTCGGCGAGACGATCGTCCAGCTCAAGCGCATCGGCTGGGACTCGACCTTCATCGTGCTGGTCACGGGAGTGTTCGCCGGGATGGTGCTGGCCTACCAGACCTCGGGGGTCTTCCTCAAGTTCGGCGCGCAGGGCTTCGTGGGCGGCCTGGTGGGGGTGTCGCTGGCGCGCGAGGCAGGCCCGGTCTTCACCGCGATGGTCATCGCTGGCCGGGTCGGCGCGGGGATCGCGGCCGAGCTGGGCACCATGACGGTTACCGAGCAGGTGGACGCCCTGCGCGCCCTCGCCACGGATCCCGTGCGGTTCCTGGTCGTGCCCCGCCTGGTGGCCGCCGCCGTGGCCCTGCCCATTCTCACCATGTTCGCCGAGGTCGTGGGAGCCATCGGCGGCTCGGTGGTGGCGGTGGCGGCTGGGATCCCGTCGGGATCGTTCTGGGCGTCGCTGCGGCAGTTCACGTGGACGTGGGACCTCTACGCCGGGCTGGTGAAGTCGGTGTGCTTCGGGCTCATCATCGCCGCCGTGGGCGCGTATCGGGGCCTGTCCGCCACAGGCGGTGCGGAAGGCGTCGGCCGTGCGGCCACCGGCGCGGTGGTCGCGTCCATCGTGCTCATCATGGCCTTCAACTACTTCCTGAACCAGGTGCTCTTCCGGGTGCGGTAG
- a CDS encoding ATP-binding cassette domain-containing protein, with the protein MAEAHLRTPQPPADEAIVVVRDVWKRFGTTQALAGVSLEVRRGQVQVIMGPSGCGKSVLLKHLVGLLRPDRGTIHVFGQPVHALPDEDLDALRMRVGVVFQSAALFDSMTVAENVAFPLRRHRRLAGQALRARVDELLALVGLTGAGELLPAQLSGGMRKRVGIARALALAPDLLLYDEPTGGLDPITARTVDELILRLRADLGTTAVVVTHDLASAFRLADELAVMDAGRLVAAGTPAAIRASAHPFVQRFLASGAEVVSA; encoded by the coding sequence ATGGCCGAGGCTCACCTCCGGACCCCCCAGCCCCCCGCAGACGAGGCGATCGTGGTGGTGCGCGACGTGTGGAAGCGCTTCGGGACCACGCAGGCGCTGGCCGGCGTCAGCCTGGAGGTGCGCCGCGGGCAGGTGCAGGTCATCATGGGTCCCAGCGGGTGCGGCAAGAGCGTCCTCCTCAAGCATCTGGTGGGACTGCTGCGGCCCGACCGCGGCACGATCCACGTCTTCGGCCAGCCCGTGCACGCCCTGCCGGACGAGGACCTGGACGCGCTGCGCATGCGGGTGGGCGTCGTCTTCCAGTCGGCTGCGCTCTTCGACTCGATGACCGTGGCGGAGAACGTGGCCTTCCCCTTGCGCCGCCACCGGCGCCTCGCCGGGCAGGCGCTCCGGGCCCGAGTCGACGAGCTGCTGGCCCTGGTGGGCCTGACGGGTGCCGGGGAGCTGCTGCCGGCGCAGCTGTCAGGTGGCATGCGCAAGCGCGTGGGCATCGCCCGGGCTCTGGCGCTGGCGCCCGACCTGCTGCTCTACGACGAACCCACCGGCGGCCTCGACCCGATCACCGCGCGGACGGTGGACGAGCTGATCCTGCGCCTGCGGGCCGACCTGGGCACCACTGCCGTCGTGGTGACCCACGACCTGGCGAGCGCCTTCCGGCTGGCCGACGAGCTCGCGGTCATGGACGCCGGGCGGTTGGTCGCCGCAGGCACGCCCGCAGCGATCCGGGCATCGGCCCACCCGTTCGTGCAGCGGTTTCTGGCCTCGGGCGCCGAGGTGGTGTCCGCATGA
- a CDS encoding MlaD family protein: MSPEAKVGLLAVLLFVAALAGAVVFLAGGPGELLEPRYVIRLRVNTAGGMVEGAPVQLAGVRIGEVRSIALTPAGQAEIVLRIRARFAIPQGSRFAIGTTGLLGERFVTITPGPPTAPPLPPGSIVVGQEPFTVEDVVARVVAVARQAEDALQQITRLVGDPALRGALAEAAENVREATAVMRRVAETTNRMARSLERTASEDVPAIAAGARATVDDLAAATRDLRALARDVAAGGQTAQQVRETVAAVRRAAQGIDRMVQDLQGVINEPQVQQVRASLHEAQAAVTEARQAVGEARALIRRADQVVERVHRVIPDRLELPDLRTSYRLQYELWYTTRLGHDITFTLLPDAPRRYIFTWRDVGQANRVGLQVGQWLQRPPVFLRYGLVDSQLGAGVDYGTPPGPVYSLDLSNLNRLTLNLYASYFFQRDWGITLRATDLLQTSTFGLGYFRRF, from the coding sequence ATGAGTCCCGAAGCGAAGGTCGGACTGCTCGCGGTTCTGCTCTTCGTCGCCGCGCTGGCGGGCGCCGTGGTCTTCTTGGCGGGCGGGCCCGGCGAGTTGCTCGAGCCGCGCTACGTGATCCGCCTGCGCGTGAACACCGCCGGCGGGATGGTCGAGGGCGCGCCCGTGCAGCTGGCCGGCGTCCGCATCGGCGAGGTGCGGTCGATCGCCCTGACGCCGGCCGGTCAGGCGGAGATCGTGCTGCGCATCAGGGCGCGGTTTGCGATTCCCCAGGGATCGCGCTTCGCCATCGGCACCACGGGCCTGCTCGGCGAGCGGTTCGTGACGATCACGCCGGGCCCGCCGACGGCGCCGCCGCTGCCGCCCGGGAGCATCGTGGTCGGACAGGAGCCGTTCACGGTCGAGGACGTGGTGGCCCGTGTGGTCGCCGTCGCCCGCCAGGCCGAGGACGCGCTCCAGCAGATCACCCGTCTGGTCGGCGATCCGGCACTGCGCGGGGCGCTGGCCGAGGCGGCGGAGAACGTCCGCGAGGCCACGGCGGTCATGCGCCGGGTGGCCGAGACCACCAACCGCATGGCGCGGTCCCTGGAGCGCACGGCCAGCGAGGACGTGCCCGCCATCGCCGCCGGCGCACGCGCCACGGTCGACGACCTGGCCGCCGCGACCCGCGACCTGCGTGCCCTGGCGCGAGACGTGGCCGCAGGCGGCCAGACCGCGCAGCAGGTGCGCGAGACGGTGGCCGCCGTGCGCCGCGCGGCCCAGGGCATCGACCGGATGGTGCAAGACCTGCAGGGCGTCATCAACGAGCCGCAGGTGCAGCAGGTGCGGGCCTCGCTGCACGAGGCCCAGGCAGCCGTCACCGAGGCGCGGCAGGCGGTGGGGGAGGCCCGGGCGCTGATCCGGCGGGCCGACCAGGTGGTCGAGCGCGTCCATCGCGTCATCCCCGACCGGCTCGAGCTCCCGGACCTGCGCACCAGCTATCGCCTGCAGTACGAGCTGTGGTACACCACGCGGCTGGGCCACGACATCACGTTCACGCTGCTCCCGGACGCGCCCCGGCGGTACATCTTCACGTGGCGGGACGTGGGACAGGCAAACCGCGTCGGCCTGCAGGTGGGCCAGTGGCTCCAGCGGCCGCCGGTCTTCCTGCGCTATGGCCTGGTGGACTCCCAGCTGGGCGCCGGCGTGGACTACGGGACGCCGCCGGGTCCCGTCTACTCCCTGGACCTCTCCAACCTCAACCGGCTCACCCTGAACCTCTACGCGTCCTACTTCTTCCAGCGCGACTGGGGCATCACGCTGCGGGCCACCGACCTGCTGCAGACGTCCACCTTCGGCCTGGGCTACTTCCGCCGGTTCTGA
- the ltaE gene encoding low-specificity L-threonine aldolase translates to MKAELSRPQAAVDRVIDLRSDTVTQPTEVMREAMARAEVGDDVYGEDPTVNALEALAAARTGKAAAVFMPTATMVNAVAVLSQTQKGDEVIVEADAHLYNMEAGGLGALAGTIPRPIPTDRGVITAAQLEAALRPPDPHHAPARLVSLENTHNRHGGTVATPEETDDLGAAAHRAGLRFHLDGARLFNAAVALGVPAARLAAAADTVTLCLSKGLSAPAGALLCGDAEVIAVARRYRKMLGGGMRQAGVLAAAGIVALEQMVDRLADDHRTARALAEALAAVDGVVVDLDRVQTNIVRCEVPGRDARQVAVRLRELGVRVSVLGPTRLRLVTHRHVGLDDVPVVVDAFRAVLGV, encoded by the coding sequence ATGAAGGCTGAACTCTCGCGCCCGCAGGCGGCCGTGGACCGCGTCATCGACCTGCGCAGCGACACCGTCACCCAGCCGACGGAGGTGATGCGCGAGGCGATGGCCCGGGCCGAGGTGGGCGACGACGTCTACGGGGAGGATCCCACGGTCAACGCGCTGGAAGCGCTGGCCGCGGCGCGCACGGGCAAGGCCGCAGCGGTCTTCATGCCGACAGCCACCATGGTGAACGCCGTGGCCGTGCTGAGCCAGACCCAGAAGGGCGACGAGGTGATCGTCGAGGCCGACGCCCACCTGTACAACATGGAGGCGGGCGGCCTCGGGGCGCTGGCGGGCACCATCCCGCGGCCGATCCCCACCGACCGCGGGGTCATCACCGCCGCGCAGCTCGAGGCGGCGCTGCGCCCGCCCGATCCCCACCACGCGCCGGCCCGGTTGGTGTCGTTGGAGAACACCCACAACCGCCACGGCGGGACCGTCGCCACGCCCGAAGAGACCGACGACTTAGGGGCGGCCGCGCATCGCGCCGGGCTGCGCTTCCACCTCGACGGTGCCCGGCTCTTCAACGCCGCCGTGGCGTTGGGCGTGCCCGCTGCCCGGCTGGCGGCCGCCGCCGACACCGTGACGCTGTGCCTGTCCAAGGGGCTCTCGGCGCCTGCCGGGGCGCTGCTGTGCGGCGACGCCGAGGTCATCGCCGTCGCCCGCCGCTACCGCAAGATGCTGGGCGGCGGTATGCGGCAGGCCGGGGTGCTGGCTGCCGCCGGGATCGTGGCGCTCGAGCAGATGGTCGACCGGCTCGCTGACGATCACCGGACCGCCCGTGCGCTGGCCGAGGCCCTGGCGGCCGTGGACGGCGTCGTCGTCGACCTGGATCGCGTGCAGACCAACATCGTCCGCTGCGAGGTGCCTGGCCGCGATGCGCGCCAGGTCGCCGTCCGGCTGCGCGAGCTGGGCGTGCGGGTGAGCGTGCTGGGCCCCACGCGCCTGCGGCTGGTGACGCACCGGCACGTGGGGCTCGACGACGTGCCGGTGGTGGTGGACGCCTTCCGCGCCGTGCTGGGCGTCTGA
- a CDS encoding S-methyl-5'-thioadenosine phosphorylase encodes MAQAEIGVFGGSGFYSLLEGAQEIAVETPYGPPSDVVTVGELAGRRVAFLPRHGRRHQYPPHAINYRANVAAMKQLGVTRLLGPCAAGSLQPHVRPGEFVLCDQFVDRTTGRKDTFYDGPETIHVSLADPYCPQLRAIAWEAAQRLGLPAHPSGTVVVVQGPRFSTRAESRWFRAAGWEVINMTQYPEVVLARELELCYLNISLITDYDVGVEGDPTATPVTAEEVLKTFAANLGRLRDLLTAIIAAIPAERTCPCARALSGAHG; translated from the coding sequence GTGGCCCAGGCGGAGATCGGGGTCTTCGGCGGCTCGGGGTTCTACTCGCTCCTGGAGGGGGCGCAGGAGATCGCCGTGGAGACGCCCTATGGTCCACCCAGCGACGTGGTGACCGTGGGCGAGCTCGCCGGACGTCGGGTGGCGTTCCTGCCCCGCCACGGCCGCCGGCACCAGTACCCGCCCCATGCTATCAACTACCGCGCCAACGTGGCGGCCATGAAACAGCTGGGTGTCACGCGCCTGCTGGGGCCGTGCGCTGCGGGCAGCCTGCAACCCCACGTGCGCCCGGGGGAGTTCGTGCTGTGCGACCAGTTCGTGGACCGCACCACCGGGCGCAAGGATACGTTCTACGACGGGCCCGAGACGATCCACGTGAGCCTGGCCGATCCGTACTGTCCGCAGCTGCGCGCGATCGCGTGGGAGGCCGCCCAGCGCCTGGGGCTGCCGGCGCACCCCTCCGGCACGGTGGTGGTGGTGCAGGGCCCGCGCTTCTCCACGCGCGCTGAGAGCCGCTGGTTTCGCGCTGCCGGCTGGGAGGTCATCAACATGACCCAGTACCCTGAGGTGGTGCTGGCGCGCGAGCTGGAACTGTGCTACCTGAACATCTCGCTCATCACCGACTACGACGTGGGGGTGGAAGGCGACCCCACCGCGACCCCGGTGACGGCCGAGGAGGTTCTCAAGACGTTTGCTGCCAACCTCGGCCGGCTGCGCGACCTGCTGACAGCGATCATCGCGGCGATCCCCGCGGAGCGGACGTGTCCGTGCGCCCGGGCGCTCTCCGGCGCGCACGGCTAG
- a CDS encoding NAD-dependent protein deacylase produces the protein MTTNADTLHKAVALLRDARAAVAFTGAGISTPSGLPDFRSPQGLWATVDPTTVASRSAFERDPRRFYRFYRERLDRLRHAAPNAAHRALAALERAGRLRAVITQNVDGLHQAAGSARVVELHGNLREAVCPRCGGLWPIAVVVAALDQDRLPRCDRCGAVLKPNVVLFEDLLPADAWEAATALARAADLMLVVGSSLQVMPAASLPQETLDAGGALLIVNRDPTPYDHRAAVVVCDDAARVLPALAAALGLGEDWTGAPTNSPTEPVE, from the coding sequence GTGACCACGAACGCAGACACGTTGCACAAGGCAGTGGCCCTGCTCCGTGATGCGCGCGCGGCCGTGGCGTTCACCGGCGCGGGGATCAGCACGCCGTCGGGGCTGCCGGACTTCCGCTCACCCCAGGGCCTGTGGGCCACGGTCGATCCGACGACCGTGGCGTCGCGGTCGGCGTTCGAACGCGATCCCCGGCGGTTCTACCGGTTCTACCGCGAGCGGCTGGACCGGCTGCGCCACGCCGCGCCCAACGCCGCCCACCGCGCCCTGGCGGCGTTGGAACGCGCGGGCCGGCTGCGGGCCGTCATCACGCAGAACGTCGACGGGCTCCACCAGGCCGCGGGGTCGGCGCGGGTCGTCGAACTGCACGGCAACCTGCGGGAGGCGGTCTGCCCGCGCTGCGGGGGGCTGTGGCCCATCGCCGTGGTGGTGGCGGCCCTGGACCAGGACCGGCTCCCCCGGTGCGACCGGTGCGGCGCGGTGCTCAAGCCCAACGTGGTGCTGTTCGAAGATCTGCTGCCCGCGGACGCGTGGGAGGCGGCGACGGCGCTCGCGCGCGCCGCGGACCTGATGCTCGTCGTGGGATCGTCGCTCCAGGTCATGCCTGCCGCCTCCCTGCCCCAGGAGACCCTGGATGCGGGCGGGGCGCTGCTCATCGTGAACCGCGACCCCACGCCCTACGATCACCGCGCAGCGGTCGTCGTCTGCGACGACGCGGCCCGCGTGCTGCCCGCGCTGGCAGCCGCGCTGGGCCTGGGGGAGGACTGGACCGGCGCGCCGACGAACTCCCCGACAGAGCCCGTGGAGTGA
- a CDS encoding VWA domain-containing protein, with protein MIRFAAPTLLAALLVLPVIVLAARRRRPRRHLVALRVAAVVALALAAGGLELLTATPEVTVVLAVDRSESIGPDGTRTIRAFLDAVRAQAGPHHRVGLVTFGADAVLEEAPSAEPRLALASRPRPDGTNIAAAIERALAAIPEGHRGRIVLLTDGNATAGDLPPALDAARARGVELALVPVASAPGPDVLVEEVRVPPVVALGERIPVAVTLRATAPAHATLRVRGGDTVLLVRELQVPPGRTQVELEPVTTRTGLLRIDAAVDAEPDGEPANNRAFALATVQGRPFVLYAGDPPGPLADLLSGQGFEVRRVIPTQLPTSPDAYQEVAAVVLDDVPAYRLTPQQMMALRDYVGAGGGLVAVAGQQSFGIGGYADTPLEEALPVSMDVRHRLAMPSMAIVLVLDASGSMGAFGPELAKVELAKETAQSVIDLLGERDLVGVIAFDQQPRWLVGLTPAARRAEILDAVARIRAGGGTNLYPALVAARDALRRAEARVKHVIVLSDGQTDPGDFRTLTTSMADERMTVSTVAIGRDADVEIMRNIAAWGRGRAYVARDLYSIPQILTAEAMLATRASVIEERFTPRLVGAPAALAGIRSLPPLRGYLATAPKPAADVAVLSHQDDPLVALWAYGLGRAVAVTTDARFRWTAEWSAWSATPRFWSQLVRWAAAATTGPLDAHVDTDGSRVRVVLDARAADGTPIVTWAAQAILAGEGAPTVRVQLEQTQPGWYEASLPLPGPGAYVVTVAAFDGARPVGRTARAVAIPYSPELRQVGLNRALFSQIVETAGARIVSQPAEALAPPGRPTRRPQPAWPALAVVGLAAFLAEVTLRRVPAIEQQAVRLAAAVVALVRRTPPPEVVAEDAEYDAADRWRIDEPAEAAARAASMEAAARLYIARLRRQRDDEPPA; from the coding sequence GTGATTCGCTTCGCCGCCCCCACGCTGTTGGCGGCGCTGCTCGTCCTGCCCGTGATCGTGCTCGCAGCGCGCCGCCGCAGGCCCCGGCGCCACCTGGTGGCGCTGCGGGTGGCTGCCGTCGTCGCCCTGGCCCTGGCCGCAGGCGGGCTGGAACTGCTGACGGCCACCCCTGAGGTCACCGTCGTGCTGGCGGTCGACCGTTCCGAGAGCATCGGACCCGACGGCACCCGGACGATCCGCGCGTTTCTGGACGCGGTGCGCGCCCAGGCAGGCCCCCACCACCGCGTCGGCCTGGTGACGTTTGGCGCCGACGCCGTTCTCGAAGAGGCGCCGTCCGCCGAGCCGCGGCTCGCCCTGGCCTCGCGCCCGCGTCCTGACGGGACGAACATCGCAGCGGCCATCGAGCGCGCCCTGGCCGCGATCCCCGAAGGACACCGCGGCCGGATCGTGCTGCTCACCGACGGCAACGCCACGGCCGGCGACCTGCCGCCGGCCCTGGACGCCGCGCGCGCCCGCGGCGTGGAGCTCGCGCTCGTCCCGGTGGCGTCCGCGCCCGGTCCGGACGTGCTCGTGGAGGAGGTGCGCGTCCCGCCGGTCGTGGCCCTGGGCGAGCGCATCCCCGTCGCGGTCACGCTGCGCGCCACAGCCCCTGCCCACGCGACGCTGCGCGTCCGCGGCGGGGACACGGTGTTGCTGGTGCGCGAGCTGCAGGTGCCCCCGGGCCGCACCCAGGTCGAGCTGGAGCCGGTGACGACCCGGACCGGCCTGCTGCGCATCGACGCCGCGGTGGACGCCGAGCCCGACGGCGAGCCCGCGAACAACCGGGCCTTCGCCCTGGCGACCGTGCAGGGCCGGCCGTTCGTCCTCTACGCCGGCGATCCACCGGGGCCGCTGGCCGACCTGCTGAGCGGGCAGGGGTTCGAGGTGCGGCGCGTCATCCCCACGCAGCTGCCCACCTCGCCCGACGCCTACCAGGAAGTCGCGGCCGTGGTCCTGGACGACGTCCCCGCGTATCGCCTGACCCCGCAGCAGATGATGGCGCTGCGCGACTACGTGGGCGCCGGCGGTGGGCTGGTCGCGGTGGCGGGCCAGCAGTCGTTCGGCATCGGCGGCTACGCCGACACGCCCCTGGAGGAGGCCCTCCCGGTCAGCATGGACGTGCGCCACCGGCTGGCCATGCCATCCATGGCGATCGTGCTGGTGCTGGACGCCTCGGGGAGCATGGGCGCCTTCGGCCCCGAGCTGGCCAAGGTGGAACTCGCCAAGGAGACCGCCCAGTCGGTGATCGACCTGCTCGGCGAGCGAGACCTGGTGGGGGTGATCGCGTTCGACCAGCAGCCGCGCTGGCTGGTGGGACTGACGCCAGCCGCGCGACGCGCCGAGATCCTGGACGCGGTAGCCCGCATCAGGGCCGGCGGTGGGACCAACCTCTACCCGGCACTGGTTGCGGCGCGCGACGCCCTGCGCCGGGCAGAGGCCAGGGTAAAGCACGTGATCGTGCTCTCCGACGGGCAGACCGATCCGGGCGACTTCCGCACCCTGACCACGTCGATGGCCGACGAGCGGATGACCGTCAGCACCGTGGCCATCGGCCGCGACGCCGACGTCGAGATCATGCGGAACATCGCCGCCTGGGGGCGGGGGCGCGCCTACGTGGCCCGCGACCTCTACAGCATCCCACAGATCCTGACCGCCGAGGCGATGCTCGCCACGCGGGCCTCCGTCATCGAGGAGCGGTTCACCCCGCGCCTGGTGGGCGCGCCCGCGGCGCTGGCGGGCATCAGGAGCCTGCCGCCGCTGCGCGGGTATCTGGCCACCGCGCCCAAGCCCGCCGCGGACGTCGCGGTGCTCTCGCACCAGGACGATCCGCTGGTCGCGCTGTGGGCGTATGGGCTCGGCCGTGCCGTAGCGGTGACCACCGACGCGCGCTTTCGCTGGACGGCCGAGTGGAGCGCGTGGTCGGCCACCCCCCGGTTCTGGTCGCAACTGGTGCGCTGGGCGGCGGCCGCCACGACGGGCCCGCTGGACGCGCACGTGGACACCGACGGGAGCCGCGTGCGCGTGGTCCTGGACGCGCGGGCCGCGGATGGCACGCCGATCGTGACCTGGGCGGCGCAGGCCATCCTGGCCGGGGAGGGCGCGCCGACCGTGCGCGTGCAGCTCGAGCAGACCCAGCCGGGCTGGTACGAGGCGTCGCTGCCCCTGCCGGGGCCCGGCGCCTACGTGGTGACCGTCGCGGCCTTCGACGGGGCGCGGCCCGTGGGCCGGACGGCGCGCGCCGTGGCCATTCCCTACTCGCCCGAGCTCCGCCAGGTCGGTCTCAACCGCGCGCTGTTCTCGCAGATCGTCGAGACGGCCGGCGCGCGGATCGTGAGCCAACCCGCCGAGGCACTGGCGCCCCCTGGACGGCCGACGCGTCGCCCGCAGCCGGCGTGGCCCGCGCTGGCCGTCGTGGGGCTTGCGGCGTTCCTCGCCGAGGTGACCTTGCGGCGGGTGCCGGCCATCGAGCAGCAGGCGGTGCGTCTGGCAGCGGCGGTGGTGGCCCTGGTGCGGCGGACGCCACCGCCCGAGGTGGTGGCCGAGGACGCGGAGTACGACGCGGCGGACCGCTGGCGCATCGACGAGCCGGCGGAGGCCGCAGCCCGCGCGGCCTCCATGGAGGCGGCCGCCCGGCTCTACATCGCACGGCTGCGGCGTCAGCGCGACGACGAACCGCCGGCGTGA